The DNA segment GAAAACTTGTTTCTTACTTAACTTCGGCTCTAATTCTAATTGTATCTGAAAACTGGCCTTTCTGATTTATTTTAAAGCAATTTTCAAATTGACAAACCTTGGAACCAAAATTAAATAGAAATTAGAACTTAACCGGTTGccaaaattaattagaaatTAGTTGgtttgctaaaaaaaaagaagaagagattttCATCATGGTTGTGGGTCTTTGACTCTTTGCTtgatgttttttaattttttttctatcacAATGATATACACTCTTTGTTTGATGTATGCACTTTGTTTAGACTGCGGTTGAGAAAGTTGCATGAAATTGAACAATTCTGTGTGTTGATTGGCAAGTGTTAAAAGGATAAGACTTGTGCTTTTCCTCTTCAGTAGAATGGAGTGTAATGAACAAGACTGGAACCAAGGCTGTGAGTTAAAACCACCTATGGATTCAAAGGTGAAACTATGAACAACAAGACAATTTATCACACACAATGCAACATGATTAAGCttagtttaaataatatttgacAAGTAGATATCTTTTGTTGTATACGATAAAACCCATATTCTAGTAGATATAAAAGGCAACATTTTTCGTCTCGTCTGGGTCGTTGGAATGATTGACTcttcaaaataaataagagaGAAAAGGACTGTGGTTGGACTCCAGCTCGACACTGTTCTAACGAGGAACTAAATGTAAATCTTTGATTAAATCTATAATACAATCCTTCACTTTTCTTTCTCTCAACTGCttcatctctctctcacacGGATCTCTTTCCCTCTGCGTAAAGACAAAGATTGATCGCCCCCACTCATGTCTCCCTCTCACCTTCACTAACTCCTTCAGATCTATCCACCAACTCTCCAAATGTGCTTCCTTTTCCCCTTCCTAGTAGCTCAGATGCTGTAGCCGACATCTCTCCGATCTCGAAACCATGGAGAACAATAGCCTTCGCTTCCGCAAGATTCCTCGGCAGCCTCTTTCTCTCCCCAAGCTCGAACCTTTGGTATGTAAATGTCTAACCCCCAGCTTTAAATTGcgttcctttctctctctctctctctctcacctccTCTTTTGGTTCACAGCTTGATGGGAACCTAGAACAGTGGCCGCACTTGAACCAATTGGTTCAGTGCTACGGAACGGAGTGGATTAAGGATGCTAATAAATACGGACACTACGACACTACTCGCCCTGATACTTTCCAAACTCAGATTTTCGAAGGTCCCGACACTGATACTGAGACTGGTAAGAGAAAGTGATGATGCATGtcccttttttttgtttttggtcaaAATCAACTCTCACTGCTGTTTTTCCCTCCTCCAGAGTTCCGTCTTGCTAGTGCTAGGAGTGCTACATTGGATGAGGATGTAGCCAGCGTTTCTGGGACGCCCTTTACTGATTCTGGATCCCCCAAGGTTTCaacttttctttcttctctgtACAGGTCTTAGTTTCAGTGGcgtgattttgtttttgtttgcagCATTTTGGGCTACCTCCACTCCCTGCTTATGAACCGGCTTTTGACTGGGAAAATGAAAGATCTATGATTTGTGGTCAGAGAACTCCTGAGTCTCCTGCAGCTAGCTATtccaggttttttttttttgctgtactTGTGATACTCTCTTATTTGTTATTATATTCTTCTCATttgttcttctcttcttttcacAGTGGTTTGAAGATTTCTGTCAGAGTTTTGTCTCTAGCTTTTCAGTCTGGCTTAGTTGGTGAGGACCCTGACTAACTGTTTGGGGGATGATAATGTCTATCTCCTGTAATTTTTGTTACTACAACCTCTTAAAGTTCCTTTCTTTTTAAATCCTTCTCTTGCAACCCTGCAGAACCATTTTATGGCTCCATTTCATTATACAATCAAGAGAGGAAGGAGAAACTCTCTGAGGATTTTTATTTCCATATTTCGCCAACCGAAATGCAGGATGTACGTCACTGAACTGTCTCCTTTTAGCCTTTTCCTTCTCATGATTATGTGAAGTTGGTTTGAGTTATTTTCTCCACTCAAATATTGTGAACGTGCTCCATTTTTTTGTAGGCCAAACCTTCATCTGAAAATCGTGGAGTGTTTTATCTAGATGCCCCATCAGCATCAGTTTGCTTGCTGATTCAATTAGAAAAAACAGCAACGGAGGAGGGAGGCGTTACAACATCCGTCTATTCCCGTAAAGAACCTGTAATTACCCTTATTGTCTCTTGTCTTGCTCATTGTCAATGCTTCGCTCTTAGAGTGTTTTTAGTGACTTAAAGATATTCTGCGGCTTCCTGCTTGCAATGGCATATATCAGCCATCCTCATTGTGtgttttgattatatattttggagTAGTCGTGGTGATAGCTGGATCCTTATATCATGATTGTTAAGTATCCGGTTTTGTAGTAACTCCGTCCTTTGGCCATTTGCGAATCAGGTGCATTTAACTGAAAGGGAAAAGCAAAAGTTGCAGGTATGGTCCCGCATTATGCCTTACCGAGAATCTTTTGCCTGGGCAGTTGTTCCGCTTTTTGATAATAGTATCACCACAAACACTGGCGAATCTGCTTCCCCTAGCAGTCCTCTTGCTCCCAGTATGACTGCGTCAAGTTCCCATGATGGTGTTTTTGAACCCATGGCAAAGATCACATCAGATGGAAAGCAAGGTTCTTCAGGTGGAAGTTCTGTCGTTGTTGAAATATCCAATTTAAACAAAGTTAAGGAGAACTACTCTGAGGAGTCGATTCAGGTAGAGTGTTAAATTTTCACAGCCAACAAGTTTTTAAGTCATTCATGTTCTTTTATGATTGCTTTGAACTAGATATGgtgtaaaataattttctttatgatTTCCTAGAGTTCGTTCAACCTGATCATCGTAGTATGTCTGTTACTTGCTAGGTACCCTTTGGTTTGTTTTTCCTGAACTGGTCATATATGTAAGCAATTAGAGTTGTATACACAATTGATTGATTACAAGccttttctattttaatagacttttttttttctgtatgaGCGAGTCAATTCATAAGGTTTGAGGAAGTGAAGTCCCtcatttagtttctttttctgaagTGTAATTAGTGACTGAGTAAATTTATTAAATGCATCACAAGAAAGTAAGATTTCTGAGATGTCTCTTCCTACACTTACAAAAAAGTTTCAGATCTGAATTGTAGATATAACTGGCATGTTTTTCATGTATATAATAGCATACTGTATCTTGCTGCTTTCACTTGGAGGATAAACATATCTAAAATCCCTATAGCCCATCTTAAACCTTTGGACATACTGCATTTCCTAATATACTATTGTCTAATAACTTGTTCTTTGGTTTTTACAGGACCCTAAACGGAAGGTTCATAAACCTGTTAAAGGAGTTCTAAGACTGGAAATTGAGAAACATAGGAATGGACATGGAGACGTTGAAGATCTATCTGAGAATGGGAGTATCAGAAATGAATCTCTTGATCTGACTGACCGCCTCGGTGACCTGACGCTTATGAAGTGTCCCAGTGCTGGTTCCGGTGGACCCCATAACAGTGGTTCCAAGTGGAGTACAGAGGATGTTTCAAAAAACCTAACGAGCTCAAGTGGGAATGTTGACAATTGTTATTATGTAAGTATACCAGCTTTTATCGTTCGTTCAACTCAttccttgttcttcttctttagcttccctttattttttatcaaccTGTTTTCTCCTCCTGATAATCGATCTTTGACCGTGGTTCTACGTTGAAGTAAAACAGTGATCATTCTATTTTCTAACTAGTTATGAAGCCGGAAAGCTGTGTTCTAGTCCTTGCTATAATTGACCAACAATTTGATCTGGTTATCCATCTTCTGGTTCCAGGCTTTTGATTTCTGCTCTACGACAAGAAACGAGCCTTTTCTACATCTCTTCCATTGCCTTTATGTGTATCCCGTAGCTGTTACACTGAGTCGGAAGAGGAATCCCTTTATCCGGGTAGAATTGAGAAAGGATGATACAGATGTCCGAAAACAACCACTGGAGGTAATTGGTTTGATCATCACTAGTCCTGGGCACGATCATGCCTTTTTATGGAGTCTTTATTTGAATATTACTTTTGATTTGGCTAGGCATTATATCCAAGAGAGCCTGGTGTGTCACTCCAGAAGTGGGCTCACACACAAGTTGCTGTTGGAGCTAGAGCTGCTAGTTACCATGATGAAATTAAGGTGTCTCTCCCTGCCACCTGGACGCCATCACATCATCTGCTATTCACTTTCTTTCATGTTGATCTCCAGACAAAGCTTGAAGCTCCAAGACCAGTAAGATTTATATAGAGTTATGTGCTTATTCCTCTTTGATGAATCTGGTCCCTAGTTACTAATTATCTCTTATATTTTTCAGGTAGTTATTGGATATGCATCACTTCCATTGTCTACATATATCCAGTATGTATATGATATTAGTCTTCCATATGGTCACTAgaattttcttatgtttttctgAAATAAGGCTTCTCTTTTAGATTTCCTTAGAACTGCTAATGGGCGCGTTTTTCATGTGTGCGCAAAAGTGCTAGTATACAAACCAAAATGAAATTGAAACATGCAATAAATCATTGATGTCAAACTTATCTGGACAACTGGATTAGGCTATTTGTGCTTTCGGTAATTACAAGCTGGGAGAAGTGTATGCCTTGGTTTAGTAATTATTTCTTTTACTGATAATTTCTTTGATCATAAATGCAGCTCACGGTCTGATATTTCTCTTCCAGTTATGAGAGAACTGGTTCCCCATTATCTTCAAGAGACCACCAAGGTATGCTGTCATCATATGCTTTCATCATTGATTTATATCTTTTTCTGGGTGCTTAGCTAATGATTACTGGTCAAAACCACATGAATGTCTGAGAAAGTTGGGAAAGGGACTATGAAAATTGTTCATAGATGAAATAAATGGTAAAGAACAAAAAGGCTAGACTGTTAAGAAGGCGTAGTTACCTTAAGCAAAACAAACCATTACGATATTAATAAAAGTATACTCTGCCACCACATTGTGTGTGTAATTTGGTCTAGACTCTAGTTTAGAGATAGTGGTAGGTGAACCTGTTAATCAGATCTTGATTTTGACCTTGGTATAACTAGTGAGATAATTCTATTCTTAGTGTCCTTTTATTATTTCTAATCACACTGAATTGCGTAGTATAATCTTATATCTTGATTAATACAACACTATTTCGAACATAATGTTGACGATGATACTGTCTGATATTCAcaggagagattagattattTGGAAGATGGCAAGAGTATTTTTAAGTTGCGACTGAGACTTTGTTCATCGCTTTATCCCACCAACGAACGTGTCAGGGATTTCTGTCTAGAATATGATAGACATACCCTCCGAACAAGCCCTCcctggggttcagaactgttgCAGGTAGTCACATTAACTCTTGTCtcatttgatttattttcttcacTTGTCTAGTAACATGCTCTTTATATTTCTCCCAAGGCAATTAACAGTTTGAAGCACGTTGACTCCACTGCCCTGCTTCAGTTTCTCTACCCAATTCTTAACATGCTCCTTCATCTTATTGGCAATGGTGGAGAAACTCTTCAGGTTTGTCAGCTAAAGGCTTCTGATTCCTTTACCACATATTTGTGATATAAGCACTGGTAGATCGTATTTCTGTTGTCCATGTGAATTTTTTTACATCATTTACCACTCAATATGCACCATCGTGTATTTGCTTCAGGTCGCAGCATTCAGAGCCATGGTGGATATTTTAACTCGGTATGCAATTTACTGTATTTCACTCAACTGGGTTTAATCTAGTTTAATACGATTTGTCAAAGGACTTGTCGAGTTGGATCATATAATTGTTTACCAATAGAACTTAATCTCAAAGAATCATAgaaactattaaaaaaactgTTGTATAAGAAGGGTTTAGGTTTAGCTTTagctaaataaataaagaacGCTATGCCACAATGTCATTGGTGTACGATTTTGGATTGTCAACCGTCACTTCAGTTGCAATCAATGTGTATAAGTAGATACAGTAAATGTACAACATGCCCGCTTGGTACTTCTATTGTATCCATCGATTATCAAGCACTATGTGCTCAGTTTGATATTTTGTTCTCTGTAccatttttcttaattataagCCGGTGTATAAAAACACAAGTTTGTAACGTCCTTTTGCTTAATAGATCTTTCAATTTGGTTTAACAGGGTGCAGCAGGTGTCGTTTGATGATGCTGACCGAAATCGTTTTCTGGTCACCTATGTTGATTATtcttttgatgattttggaggcAATCATCCACCGGTTTATCCTGGATTATCAACTGTGTGGGGAAGTTTAGCTAGAAGCAAGGTATAAAGTGCCCACATTTTGATGAAACGACTAGCTTATCTAATGTGATGTACATTCCTTAGACCTATCACTCATCCCAACGATAATAAAGCATATCTCCATCTCTCCTATTCGTGCAGCTATATGCTGTgacttttcttattttatttttaattggttGATGAACACTATGACTTGTACAGGCTAAAGGTTACCGGGTTGGACCTGTATATGACGATGTTTTATCAATGGCGTGGTTTTTCCTCGAGTTAATTGTTAAATCAATGGCATTGGAGCAGGCACGTCTTtttgatcacaatctaccttcAGGTATTTCTGCGGTATCCCGTTTCATTTTTTCCATAGAGTGTTCTTTGTTAAGCTCTCATGCAATGCTGTTCTAGGAATTGGCCTCTCcaaataataactaaaaaacTGCATACCTAAATTCATAAAGAATCTGATGACCTGTAATATGGGTGATTGTCTAGAACTCAATGACTAAGGACTCTAGTAACTTATTTGTACTAAAATGACGCATATTTATGATaacataaaagaaagaaaaaaagttagaGTTACCCTTGGATACAGATTGCTAGCTTTCTAAATCTTAATGCCTTCTTTTCATTATTGTAGGCGAGGATGTTCCACCCATGCAGCTCAAAGAAAGTGTCTTTCGATGTATCATGCAATTGTTTGATTGTCTTTTAACTGAAGTACATGAACGTTGTAAAAAGGGTCTAAGCTTGGCAAAACGTCTCAACAGCAGTTTGGCCTTCTTCTGCTATGATCTTCTATATATCATTGAGCCCTGCCAGGTCTATGAATTGGTATGTTTTGTTCAGACTATCGTACGTGGTATCAACGCTTGCATTAATACTAAACTGCATTTGTGTTTCTCTGGAAGTCTCctgaagattttatttttggttgagTTCAAGCATGAGGGTGGTTTCATGCGTTATTCTGTCATAAAAGTTTCGTTTTGATCTgataaatgattttttactGGTTACGGTTACAAGGAGCGAATTAATTGATCATGTGCATGTGTATTGTTTCAAGGCCATATCTTTGCTATCAGTTGTCAGTAGTTTAGGACGTGGGAATAATCTAGGTCGTCAATTACATTTGATAGTGATAAATTTAAATGTCCTTCTCTCACTCAACAGGTATCGTTGTACATGGACAAGTTTTCTGGTGTTTGTCAATCCATCCTACACGAGTGCAAGCTGACATTTTTGCAAATTATCTCCGATCATGATCTCTTTGTAGAAATGCCTGGCAGAGACCCATCAGACAGGTACTCTCCCATGGAAACTTGATCACATATTTATTCATTTTGACATTTTCAAACATTTGCACTTCATTGCTTGAAATCATTTTCTAAGTATTAGCACACTTTAGCACATAAAAGTTAGAATTAGAATGTTATGAAGCCACTTCTGCAGTAAGCACTTGAACTCTTAAAATGATGCAGAAAAGAGAAGCCTAAACTGAACCCTACGGTCTTTTATTTTATGCGGCGTTGCATCTTTACATACATTGAAAGGAGGGAGAAAAGAAATTTGCTGAGCTAACTCTATTTGTATGTTCTAGGAACTATTTATCATCCATCTTAATACAGGAGCTATTTCTCTCCCTGGACCATGATGAGCTACCTCTGCGGGCAAAGGTATGTTTGGTTCTAGGTGTTGTACGTATGAGATACTtatgatgtaagaagcttacaTTGTAATTCGGATTCCTTTTTGGTATCCTTGCAGGGTGCAAGAATTTTAGTGATCCTCTTATGCAAGCATGAATTTGATGCTCGGTACCAGAAAGCCGAAGATAAGCTGTATATTGCACAACTATATTTTCCTTTTGTTGGGCAGGTATGTCATGATGGCTTGAAAAATAATCACGCACAAAATCTTTCATTTACGTAGTTAAAAGAAATGCTTCTTTAGTCCACTTCTGCTTTGAAAGGTTTCGTGATCAATTATCGTCATAAGCATCGTTATTACTGGAATGTAAAATATATGTGTAAAGGAATTAAATGGTGTGGCAATCACAAGCTTTGTATTGATTGCTGTGTCATACGATCATAGCTAAAGTCAGCTGATATATTCGGCtgacaatttatattttattttcttccttTGCAGATTTTAGATGAAATGCCTGTTTTCTATAACCTAAATGCTACTGAAAAGCGTGAGGTTTTAATCGGTGTGTTGCAAATCGTTCGAAATCTGGATGACACATCACTTGTCAAGGCATGGCAGCAGAGCATTGCTCGTACAAGATTGTATTTCAAACTCATGGAAGAATGTCTTATACTATTTGAGGTTCCTTTCCACAACCCTTTCTTAAAACTTGGGAAAATACATTTACATCAAGGAAGCGctataaaattgttaaactGGTGGTCTATGGTGTGTAATAAAGTTATCTATCATGCTCTGAAGTTTTGTTGGAGAAAATTTGACTTTATCTATTTGTGTGGTTGTGGTAGAATGATATGGGCGGCAGCTTACGGTCTATTAGCACTTAATTGTATTACCCACAAATTTATATAGTTGTAATCTACATAATGTTTGACTCCTATGGCGATTGATAATcttgaattaataaaactttCAGCACAAGAAAGCTGCTGATAGCATCCTCGGGGGCAACAACTCTCGTGGGCCTGTTAGTGAAGGAACTGGATCACCAAAGTACTCCGAGCGACTTTCTCCTGCTATCAACAATTATCTGTCAGAGGCATCCCGTCAAGAAGTCAGGGTGAGTTGCTGATTTTATTTTGTGTGTTCGTTCCTCTCATCTACTTTGTAGTAAAGACACATACCAGTTCACCTAGAATTCCTTAAAGTTCTTCTGGTAGACTTCTCAAAACTAAGTTAGAAACTCTTCTGCTTTTTTGCTTTTCTTAAGTTAAACCAAGGGAAGACTTAAGTTTCGTCTGACATTTTACTGCAGCTAGAGGGAACACCTGATAATGGGTACCTGTGGCAGAGAGTAAATTCTCAGTTAGCCTCCCCTAGCCAACCTTATTCCCTAAGAGAAGCTTTAGCTCAAGCACAATCTTCGCGGATTGGAGCTTCAGCCCAGGCATTAAGAGAATCGCTGCACCCTATTTTAAGGCAAAAACTGGTATAATTCTCTGTTGTCTTTCATGCCTTCTcctttatcaatattttttttggcatAATCGTCAATGAGCTATTTTACTTATTGCATTCACACTGACCAGGAACTATGGGAAGAGAATGTAAGTGCCACTGTCAGCCTCCAGGTTTTGGAGATCACtgagaaattttcatcaatggCCGCCTCTCACAATATTGCTACGGACTATGGCAAATTGGACTGCATTACTACAATACTGACCAGTTTCTTCTCCCGGAACCAGTCATTAGCCTTCTGGAAAGCCTTCTTTCCTATTTTCAACAGAATCTTTGATCTTCACGGGGCTACACTGATGGCAAGGGAAAATGATCGCTTCTTAAAACAGATAGCCTTCCATCTTCTCCGGCTTGCCGTTTACCGAAATGACAGTGTCAGGAAAAGAGCCGTTATTGGTCTTCAAATACTAGTCAAGGTGAGACATCGAGCTTCATGTAAAGACTTCTCAGTTTCTTGCTGTCAGGCTTGAGTTCAATTGCTTTGTTCTTGCAGAGCTCGCTATACTTTATGCAGACTGCTAGGCTGAGGGCTTTGCTGACCATTACACTGTCAGAGCTCATGTCGGATGTCCAAGTAACTCATATGAAAACAGATAATACATTGGAAGAGAGTGGAGAGGCAAGGCGGCTTCAACTGTCGTTAAGCGAAATGGCTGATGAAGCTAAGAGTGTCACTCTGTTGAGGGAGTGTGGTCTTCCTGATGATACTCTGTTGGTAATTCCCGAGAAATTTACGGAAAACCGCTGGTCTTGGGCTCAAGTGAAACAACTTTCTGACAGccttgttcttgctcttgatgCGAGCCTCGGACACGCCCTTTTGGTATGGTTTTTTATCAACTTGgcattttttaaagatattctcTCTTGTTTTAGTGATAGAAGAAATGTTTTCTGCTCGTCTTGTTACCTGTATTAGAGGCTTGATTGCTAAACTGGTCCTTGCCTTGTTATTATGTGGTGGAAGCATCATGTCTTCTAAACtcctttttttgtattttatcttCTTCATGAAACTGATAGGTGTATAAGGTAATAACACAGGATTCAATTTCCTGTGTGTAAAATAGAACTTATAGTGTGTCCGAGTATATCTGCGTCTTG comes from the Brassica rapa cultivar Chiifu-401-42 chromosome A01, CAAS_Brap_v3.01, whole genome shotgun sequence genome and includes:
- the LOC103869750 gene encoding guanine nucleotide exchange factor SPIKE 1 — encoded protein: MENNSLRFRKIPRQPLSLPKLEPLLDGNLEQWPHLNQLVQCYGTEWIKDANKYGHYDTTRPDTFQTQIFEGPDTDTETEFRLASARSATLDEDVASVSGTPFTDSGSPKHFGLPPLPAYEPAFDWENERSMICGQRTPESPAASYSSGLKISVRVLSLAFQSGLVEPFYGSISLYNQERKEKLSEDFYFHISPTEMQDAKPSSENRGVFYLDAPSASVCLLIQLEKTATEEGGVTTSVYSRKEPVHLTEREKQKLQVWSRIMPYRESFAWAVVPLFDNSITTNTGESASPSSPLAPSMTASSSHDGVFEPMAKITSDGKQGSSGGSSVVVEISNLNKVKENYSEESIQDPKRKVHKPVKGVLRLEIEKHRNGHGDVEDLSENGSIRNESLDLTDRLGDLTLMKCPSAGSGGPHNSGSKWSTEDVSKNLTSSSGNVDNCYYAFDFCSTTRNEPFLHLFHCLYVYPVAVTLSRKRNPFIRVELRKDDTDVRKQPLEALYPREPGVSLQKWAHTQVAVGARAASYHDEIKVSLPATWTPSHHLLFTFFHVDLQTKLEAPRPVVIGYASLPLSTYIHSRSDISLPVMRELVPHYLQETTKERLDYLEDGKSIFKLRLRLCSSLYPTNERVRDFCLEYDRHTLRTSPPWGSELLQAINSLKHVDSTALLQFLYPILNMLLHLIGNGGETLQVAAFRAMVDILTRVQQVSFDDADRNRFLVTYVDYSFDDFGGNHPPVYPGLSTVWGSLARSKAKGYRVGPVYDDVLSMAWFFLELIVKSMALEQARLFDHNLPSGEDVPPMQLKESVFRCIMQLFDCLLTEVHERCKKGLSLAKRLNSSLAFFCYDLLYIIEPCQVYELVSLYMDKFSGVCQSILHECKLTFLQIISDHDLFVEMPGRDPSDRNYLSSILIQELFLSLDHDELPLRAKGARILVILLCKHEFDARYQKAEDKLYIAQLYFPFVGQILDEMPVFYNLNATEKREVLIGVLQIVRNLDDTSLVKAWQQSIARTRLYFKLMEECLILFEHKKAADSILGGNNSRGPVSEGTGSPKYSERLSPAINNYLSEASRQEVRLEGTPDNGYLWQRVNSQLASPSQPYSLREALAQAQSSRIGASAQALRESLHPILRQKLELWEENVSATVSLQVLEITEKFSSMAASHNIATDYGKLDCITTILTSFFSRNQSLAFWKAFFPIFNRIFDLHGATLMARENDRFLKQIAFHLLRLAVYRNDSVRKRAVIGLQILVKSSLYFMQTARLRALLTITLSELMSDVQVTHMKTDNTLEESGEARRLQLSLSEMADEAKSVTLLRECGLPDDTLLVIPEKFTENRWSWAQVKQLSDSLVLALDASLGHALLGSVMAMDRYAAAESFYKLGMAFAPVPDLHIMWLLHLCDAHQEMQSWAEAAQCAVAVAGVIMQALVARNDGVWSKDHVSALRKICPMVSGEFTTEASAAEVEGYGASKLTVDSAVKYLQLANKLFSQAELYHFCASILELVIPVYKSRKAYGQLAKCHTLLTNIYESILDQESNPIPFIDATYYRVGFYGEKFGKLDRKEYVYREPRDVRLGDIMEKLSHIYESRMDSNHILHIIPDSRQVKAEELQAGACYLQITAVDAVMEDEDLGSRRERIFSLSTGSVRARVFDRFLFDTPFTKNGKTQGGLEDQWKRRTVLQTEGSFPALVNRLLVTKSESLEFSPVENAIGMIETRTTALRNELEEPRSSDGDHLPRLQSLQRILQGSVAVQVNSGVLSVCTAFLSGEPATRLRSQELQQLIAALLEFMAVCKRAIRVHFRLIGEEDQEFHTQLVNGFQSLTAELSHYIPAILSEL